The following proteins are encoded in a genomic region of Neomicrococcus aestuarii:
- a CDS encoding CapA family protein has protein sequence MNNISHPARNVAAALLILTNALTGCSAGEQAAPSSSLGNYDDASSTPSATLSSGGASVSSDSSESEASDCGAGECVDVVLTGDVLLHPPLWENAEQADGSYDFAPLLAGLKPLLPDEAIGVCNMETPLAPEGGPYRGYPSFTVPPDIAEALKETGYDACSTASNHTVDAGTEGVVRTLDTLEAAGLETTGSYRTASEAEEPLVLESNGVKVAIVVGTFSLNGLRADASWRVDMINTDRMIAKAKAAREAGADVVLAGTHDGTEYVSTPSASQEQTFKALAASGEFDAVYGHHTHSVLPIEKYDGTWLVYGLGNSVARHATDLAVNREGLTVRFRFMKDDDGTWNTEAPAWTAHIMAREPDRWCALGTDEICTTSSEDSASLERTTTTVNQLGADEDGARQDNYTP, from the coding sequence GTGAATAACATCTCTCACCCAGCCCGCAACGTCGCGGCAGCCCTCCTGATCCTCACCAACGCGCTCACTGGATGCTCGGCAGGGGAGCAAGCTGCGCCGTCGTCCTCTCTAGGAAATTACGACGACGCCAGCTCCACTCCCAGCGCAACCCTCAGTTCCGGCGGGGCCAGCGTCAGTTCTGACAGCAGCGAAAGTGAGGCGTCAGATTGCGGTGCGGGTGAGTGCGTGGATGTGGTACTGACTGGGGATGTGCTGCTGCACCCGCCGCTGTGGGAGAACGCCGAACAGGCCGACGGTAGCTACGATTTCGCGCCCTTGCTAGCCGGTCTCAAACCCTTGCTTCCCGACGAAGCCATCGGGGTGTGCAATATGGAAACGCCGCTCGCGCCCGAAGGCGGACCGTACCGCGGATACCCAAGTTTCACGGTTCCGCCCGATATTGCCGAGGCGCTAAAGGAAACCGGATACGACGCGTGCTCCACGGCGTCAAACCACACGGTCGACGCGGGGACCGAGGGCGTGGTTCGAACTCTCGACACCTTGGAGGCTGCCGGGCTAGAGACCACCGGCTCTTATAGGACGGCGAGTGAGGCGGAGGAGCCGCTCGTCCTCGAATCCAACGGCGTCAAAGTGGCCATTGTGGTGGGAACGTTCAGTCTGAACGGGCTCCGCGCTGACGCATCGTGGCGGGTCGACATGATCAATACGGACCGCATGATTGCGAAAGCCAAAGCAGCGCGCGAAGCCGGGGCTGATGTGGTGCTCGCCGGGACACACGACGGCACCGAATACGTCTCCACGCCGTCGGCTTCTCAAGAACAAACGTTCAAAGCACTGGCCGCTTCCGGGGAATTCGACGCCGTCTACGGACATCACACGCACTCGGTGCTTCCCATCGAGAAGTATGACGGCACCTGGTTGGTCTACGGCCTGGGAAATTCGGTGGCCCGTCACGCGACCGATCTCGCCGTGAACCGCGAAGGACTTACGGTTCGATTTCGATTTATGAAGGACGACGACGGCACGTGGAACACCGAAGCTCCCGCCTGGACCGCGCACATCATGGCACGCGAACCCGACCGCTGGTGCGCCCTGGGAACGGACGAAATCTGCACCACGTCGTCCGAAGACTCAGCAAGTTTGGAACGCACCACAACCACCGTGAATCAGCTCGGTGCGGATGAAGACGGTGCAAGGCAGGATAATTACACACCATGA
- the pdxT gene encoding pyridoxal 5'-phosphate synthase glutaminase subunit PdxT, which yields MTTIGVLALQGDFREHLRAIDDLGQSSVPVRRARELTGLDGLIIPGGESTAIDKLARSFDIAQPIKDAIADGLPVYGSCAGLIMLADHIVDPAHDLKGNPQQTFGGIDMSVRRNAFGRQVDSFEEDIDFKGLSEPLKAVFIRAPWVERVGENVEILASVPVPALDATRIVAVRSRNLLATSFHPEVSGERRVHELFIKIIRGEA from the coding sequence ATGACCACCATTGGAGTACTTGCCCTGCAGGGCGATTTTCGCGAACACCTTCGCGCGATTGACGATTTAGGACAATCCAGCGTGCCGGTGCGGCGCGCGCGGGAACTCACCGGACTCGACGGACTGATCATCCCCGGCGGAGAATCCACCGCGATCGACAAGTTAGCCCGTTCCTTCGACATTGCGCAGCCCATCAAAGACGCGATCGCAGACGGTCTTCCCGTTTACGGCTCTTGCGCCGGATTGATCATGCTGGCCGATCACATTGTGGATCCCGCCCACGATCTCAAGGGAAACCCGCAACAGACGTTCGGCGGAATCGATATGTCCGTGCGCCGAAATGCCTTTGGACGCCAAGTGGATTCATTTGAAGAAGACATTGACTTCAAGGGACTCAGCGAACCCCTCAAGGCAGTCTTTATCCGTGCGCCATGGGTGGAACGTGTGGGAGAGAACGTAGAAATCCTCGCTAGCGTCCCGGTGCCCGCGCTGGATGCTACTAGAATTGTCGCAGTCCGTTCGCGGAATCTGCTCGCGACGAGCTTCCATCCTGAAGTTTCGGGGGAGCGCCGCGTTCACGAATTGTTCATCAAGATCATACGAGGGGAAGCTTAG